One Schistocerca cancellata isolate TAMUIC-IGC-003103 chromosome 1, iqSchCanc2.1, whole genome shotgun sequence genomic region harbors:
- the LOC126132274 gene encoding uncharacterized protein LOC126132274, with protein MGLGASKASNPLPWYFKYDAGNNQSKMPRTFGGDGVPPLTDKPGTPKIRLGKQTVMRWVAININGGYSGKKVELAEAASKMGLDVLAVSDIRVRGEKEEEVGEYKVYLSGVKAGIAQWGVGLYIRKEMEPSVVAIRYVNERLMWIDLTVSSKKIRIVSVYSHCEGTDQDKMDSFYEALSDVVVRVKDKDSVLLMGDFNARIGNRTEGYGKVMGKFGEDMEANRNRKQLLDFCARLSVASTAKRQESIGGKCINEEKHLEPPV; from the exons atgggacttggggcaagtaaggctagcaacccgcttccctggtactttaaatatgatgctggcaacaatcagagcaaaatgcctcggacctttggaggtgatggtgtcccacctctaactgacaaaccagggactcctaagatacgacttggcaaacaaacggTAATGAGATGGGTAGCTATTAATattaatgggggctactctgggaagaaggtagagctggcagaggctgcaagtaagatggggctggacgttttagctgttagtgacattcgggtaaggggtgagaaagaagaggaagtgggagaatacaaggtctacctgtcaggagtcaaagcaggaatagcacaatggggtgtaggtctttacatcaggaaagaaatggaacccagcgtagttgcaataaggtatgtaaacgaacgactgatgtggatagatttgacagtgtctagcaagaaaattaggattgtgtcagtatattcgcattgtgaagggacagatcaagataagatggatagtttttatgaggcactcagtgatgtagttgttagagtaaaggacaaggacagtgttctgctcatgggtgattttaacgccaggattggaaatcgaacagaagggtatggaaaggttatgggtaaatttggagaggatatggaggccaacaggaacaggaaacaactcttggatttctgtgcca GACTGAGTGTTGCATCAACTGCAAAAAGACAAGAAAGTATTGGTGGAAAATGCATTAATGAGGAAAAGCATTTAGAGCCTCCAGTCTAG